A region of the Dermatophagoides farinae isolate YC_2012a chromosome 7, ASM2471394v1, whole genome shotgun sequence genome:
TGAGtgttgtacattttttttctaccaatcaatcaaatcgatgtaaatttgattaacaaaaaaaaacttgaataaatttttttgaataaaaatctaaaatgACAATCAAACGGCtaaaaattaagaaaaaaaatcgttgcAATCACGTGACCAACATGTGGTTCTATTTCCACACAAACAAGACGTTTTTGATCGATATAGTCCATTGTTGTACGATGGTTCGATTGTTCGATGTtaatcatccattcatttattggcCAGTCAGATGAATCAGCAACCACATCTATTTCCTATACAACCggaacaatgatgatgatgtattggCAAACAATTTAACCAGCCATCTTCAAAAACTCATTCAACggataacaataataaaattctatTTCTGTAAACTCGTGAACAAGAGAGAATGGTGGTTGGATACCACTCGATAatcaaacgaacaaacaatatACTTCGGTatgtaaaattcaaatattcttTGTTCCTGATCATCAGCCTAGATTCTTTGttgttctctctctctcattttgtttttttgctgttaTTTATGTGTTTAACGGGTCGACAATATATCTATGCCAGTATaattttggtgaaaaaaattacagaattgaatgattgccAATTCTATTCTATCACAAATAGTGAACCcggctaattttttttctgaaagacaatgaatgagaacaacaccaacaacaacaactttatTCAATTGGAATGTTGTTCATCAAATCACGTATATATACGAGAATTAATTATCGacaaacaacgacaatgaaaTTTGACACAActgtcaatcaatcgatctatcaatcgattcaagttaatgaaaaaaaaacagcagaCAATTTGTCTATCaatgaaagaagaaaaaaaacaaatgaagaaaatctaATCGACAATGATTTAATTGGGACACCCGATCTCAttattcgaatcgaattcgAATGCTAAAAAGGtgccaaccaaaaaaaaaaaaaaaaatcaaaccaaacaataaaatagTGGTGTATGTGCCTCATTCTATACAATTCGAATATTGACgcacttcatcatcaacatatgaAGAATGAATATTTGCGGGGGAGTTGTTTTTAAAAGAatgcaattttttattccatcatGATGAAGCTCTTCTAATCTTTTCAcccactttttttcttggcgACAAAAAGTTCTATCCgcaactatcatcatcatcatcagaatcatcaccaccactagCAATTCACCATATATTCTTCATTCACTTCActtcacaaacaacaattccTCTTCTATGTGGTTTGGTTGACAAGTGAAGAATTTCTGATCaatctttcgttttttccgtgaatactgatgatgatgatgatgatgagaatgttTACGCTTAAggaaattatttgattctgATGTGCaatcctctctctctctcgttgTGTATGTGCTGAGATAATCGCCCACCAGAATTCGAGTttatgttttgtgtgtgtgtgtgagaatcgtaatcaacaacaacaaaaaaagaattaaaaaaaatagtgattCCACAttaaacatcaacatcaacggctgatttcaatgatatttCTGCCTGgtgtttctctctctcttgtgtgtgtgagtgtctGTTTCTATATTATCTGTGTGTTTTAGTGTGGGCTTTTTTTACCTTAACCTTATCGTCGGGCATTTTTGCCTATACACACaattggattgaatttttttcgatcaataatggctaattattattagtgaaCCATCTTAGTATCGCatccatcaacaaaaatgtctTATATGCGATCATCATACaaggcatcatcatcatcatcatcatatcgataTAGTAGTGGAAATGATGGCCTAGGAACTGGTAGTTCAACATCCGCTTCACGATTTCGAACATCATTCACAtccggtgatgatgatattggtggtggcggtAGTAGTAGTTTTGGAACCTATTCAACACGTCGAACATCCAATTATGAACCAACATCATTAAGAAAtatagatgatgatctgGGAACATCATCCATCGGTAGACGTTCGTATCAATCATCACGATTTACTACTGCCAGTCATTTAGATTCTGATTATGATATGACCGGCGATAGTTCAACAAGTCGTTATTCATCAagtaaatataaaataaccagcatcgatgatgatgatgatgatttgggcAGCAGCAGAATCACTAGCCGTAAATATTCTCGTTACAGTAGTcgagatgataatgaaggaGGTATCACAGGCACGACTACCACCAGTCGTATATCACGATATTCAAGCTTAGAATCacctggtgatgatgattatggctTATCTTCAATGACAAGTTCATCAACAAGACGTCGTACTAAACTTAGTTATctcaatgaagatgatgatgtcgataatgatgatgatggacgaTTTACAAGTTCACGTAAATCATTTCGACCATCATTAAGTTATGATGTAAAATCGCCatcaataatcgatgataatgataatcgattttcatcatattccGATAGACGGCGTAGTACCGGTGTTACGTCCACTATGAATCGTTCATTATCTCGAATGGATTCAAAAGAGGTGAGTTCATTGCGTTatatttttccttttttctgtccttttgttttttgagtTTATTCCtgacaatcaatttttttccaactcgggtaatcattcatcatcatcaattattatttctcaTCGACGCATACTGTTTCTGTGTCAATATATCTGTGTttttaatgtgtgtgtgatcataacatcatcattgtctgGGCCAATATAATGTGCTTACATCAACATTGTGTTTTTATTGATGTTAACAACAAAAGAGTTAAATTCTaagtacattttttttaaatcggCGAAACGAGATCATTCATTTAGAGAATGCCAGAACCGAATTTAGCTATAATAAGTTATAtcttgttgtcgttgtcgttttcGACGactgcaatgatgatgatgatgatgaatgagcTAAAATGTTTGATCACATTATTGCCATTACTAAGAGATTTGAAAATTCCGAATTCAATATACTCCACCAGTTTCCTAATTTTCGAATGGTCAACAATATTCTCTATTAAATCcgattacgatgatgatgatgataatctagATTATGAAAATTGTAATGAGGACAAATtatgagaatttttcttttgccaaaacaatgatgtgtgtgtgtgagtatgTGTTTAGACAAGctatgtcatcatcatcatcaatgagaTGACTAAACATTGCCTGTTatacattgaaaaagaagaagaattcaagtttaaaaaagaaatctcattttttttcatttctataataataaacgataACCATggcatcacacacacacacacacattataaTAATGGGCTAATAATAGAATCACCgttgttaatgttgttgttggtttttttttgtttttgaaagcAAGCAAGCAAACATTCTTggcgaatattttttttgtatatttcaaatttttttttcatagttACAAATTATCCATATTATACATTATACATACACAtaacattatttttaaaagtatgaaaaaaatttcaaacattgcCGCCATtgccaccatcaacaacaccgacattcaaaatttttatttaatgcTGCctcttatgatgatgatgagaatctTGATCTGGattcatcgtcgtcgttgttgttgacagaCCCAAACAAAATATCCATAAAAGAAAACATTCTAATTCAACCCTGAATatatgagagagagagagagaaagatgaaaaaaaacaattgttgCCCATTGTGTTGATTGTGGTTGACGTGGTGAATGTATTTTATTACATTACTACGTCATTTTAATGTTgccatattttttgttgttgttgttgttgtactcAACCAGGGACTATTTTACGATTTACGATAAACCACcgttttttgtgtgtgtgtgtcgaagGATTAGATTTTCAAGCTTCGCTGATCAtccattcgattcgattcgatggtcaatcatcaacagaatgaacatcatcattctcattctGTCAAGAATGATGAgttaacatcatcaccatcatcgagTCCTACTCCTGGTTCGAATTGcataatgaaaaagaaatcaatttccggtagaaaaaaacgtaaaaaaCCATCAGTTAATCAAAGAAGTTTAATTAGACAAATATCGAATCAAGGTGGTAGTGGTAATCTAAAACGTTGTTCATCTGATCTTTTATTGGAAAAGATTAAACATTATGAagttattgataaaaaaacggcaagaaaaaattcacttaCACAATATCTGGAATCAAATCCACATCATGATCCAAATGATCAACGACATCAacgacgatcatcatcattatgtcgTGTTACAGGACCAAGTTTTAGTATGGATGAACCACattattttccaatgaaaaatgatttcccTTTATTTGATCGTCGTAGTAGCTGTCATATAACAATGAAACATGATGTACTTGGTgataatttccattttcctGTCGCTAATCAGGCCGGTATGGCAACAGGTACTGAAGATCCAATACTTACCTATGGTAGAATACCTCAAGATGTGCAACAAGCTAAACGGCAAAAATTACGTAATGATCGTGATGAGAATCCATCGCAATTGCTTCGTGCTAGATTCAAGGAAAAGAAACGATCAACAGATGATGCTTATGGAGAAAAAACTACAACTACAATTACGAATAACGAATGTGATGATCGAATTCGAAACACGTGTGACACTAAGAAGGAACAAAATCAACCTAATCAAAGATCTCAATCATTAGAACTTGATGTGAACAATAATCccattgataaaaatgaagacAATGTAGCCTAAACATTAACTTGAATCCATAGTGAATGTGGATATATAGTttctaattttaattttttttccatccaatttttctctcttagGCTCAGATATATCAAGTGATTCTGGATTATAAGCCACCACGTAGTGCTACCGATGAAATCTGTCTAAAAGAAGGTCAAGATGTGATTGTGTTAAGCAAGGATAAGCCACACAAGTGAgtattattcattaatttttttcaaccttCACATTCATCtgcaaattttttatattttttttacatatagATGGAAAGTACGAACGAGAAAAAGTGTAAATTTTCCGAAAATCGAAGAAGGTTTCGCTCCATCAGCCTATCTAAAACCGACTAATGAAAAACTTGATGCCAATGAATCtgcatcattaccatc
Encoded here:
- the LOC124496603 gene encoding protein Obscurin-like isoform X1, yielding MVNHQQNEHHHSHSVKNDELTSSPSSSPTPGSNCIMKKKSISGRKKRKKPSVNQRSLIRQISNQGGSGNLKRCSSDLLLEKIKHYEVIDKKTARKNSLTQYLESNPHHDPNDQRHQRRSSSLCRVTGPSFSMDEPHYFPMKNDFPLFDRRSSCHITMKHDVLGDNFHFPVANQAGMATGTEDPILTYGRIPQDVQQAKRQKLRNDRDENPSQLLRARFKEKKRSTDDAYGEKTTTTITNNECDDRIRNTCDTKKEQNQPNQRSQSLELDVNNNPIDKNEDNAQIYQVILDYKPPRSATDEICLKEGQDVIVLSKDKPHKWKVRTRKSVNFPKIEEGFAPSAYLKPTNEKLDANESASLPSASSTMETERPKSDQTKDLNKKKDMIVRELIETEEDLIRDMQFVVRTYIRQSDSSITPKEIRSVKDDIFHCYKELLEFHKDILLKNFQTLAKEPSKIGTLFLRIQSDFINHSRYCQNLPKALAILDDNSDVAEYFNLPLQRLNDYQLLLKELSKNLSRLDEDVSDLEKAIKVVASIPDAEIEDENKSFDTATLDKNVDFNLPTGSSEKLSNLLKNVLQAKDFFDVIDTDGTTRERFIFFFKSRMFITEINKNLTADQRTYNVEKIIKLPQVEISDEDANTLIIKSKDTSDSNFPIRLRCQDQERIKSWLKMINSLPKSEEEFVEDQIKLPFVTQSSRKKAGAQTEFD